A stretch of Nitrospirota bacterium DNA encodes these proteins:
- a CDS encoding efflux RND transporter permease subunit encodes MRFVQFTLKHSLLFNLLTALVVAVGLIKTFQMRREAFPAVDFDVVFIQTPYPGASPQEVEQYVTDPIEDEVGRVDGIEELNSFSVEAFSLIFVRLDPDLSESDKDKAVTEIQRAVDRVRDLPRDLPEQPLVKEMKSGDQPIIEVALSGEVPYARLHELSDRLADRIEELEDVQEVQKLGYREKEFWLEVDPKKLEHYNISLGFIIGTLATRNVSLPGGALKSPEGEWLVRTLGEVHRAAEIENILLRVNDAGIGIRVKDVARVRDTFEEITRANRTNGHESINLWVLKAKDGDIIRMVDQVKEVADDFAKTAGEPKLKIDYINDISIFVRNRLQVLISNALFGLVLVLICLLISMSKSIALVTAWGIPVAVLGTMMIMGYTGLTVNLITMVGLVIVVGMLVDDGIIVAENIWTHYERGESARDAVVNGTSEVIWPVTSTVLTTIAAFLPLMMVSGIFGKFLSSMPKVVMITLCVSMIEAFVALPSHSYNILRVRDWWYRRKNASPALGPAPVKHSRVFDTLTEAYGSVLAACLRLRYLLVSALVVLLLFSLWFAREKMKFILFPAEGIEIFFVRADLPLGTSLEETSEKFRTLEAVVQSLPPEELSSFVTHIGIQQNDPNDPFTHRGSYLGQMVAFLTPEKDRTRTADEIVEALRPSAEATAKQEGFTRLVFERAHTGPPVGKPVAVRLKGDDLGMLDRVADDVMVLLAKTPGVRDADKSYKPGKKELQVIVDEEAAARSLLTVQQIALHVQAALGGAVATTIREGGDRIDLRVRYKEEERKRIASLSKLSIPNAMGQLVPLATVARLQRTTGINSISHRDEKRTITVSAGIDEKATTSELVNKQIAPLLKEMEVRNPGLIVEAGGEWEDTAKSLESLREAFLVALALIFIILATQFKSLTQPFVVMSTIPFGVIGVIWAFYAHDLPLSFMGLIGTIGLAGVVVNDAIVLVSFLNDLRAEGMNPFDAAVAAGKRRWRAVWLTTITTVAGLLPLVYGIGGSDKFLRPSVLALGYGLLFATILTLFFIPCVYLIRLDVGNLLLRVLGRSRS; translated from the coding sequence ATGCGTTTCGTCCAATTCACCCTCAAGCATTCGCTCCTGTTCAACCTGCTGACAGCCCTGGTCGTCGCCGTCGGACTCATCAAGACGTTCCAGATGCGGCGTGAGGCCTTCCCCGCGGTGGATTTCGACGTCGTCTTCATCCAAACGCCGTACCCGGGCGCGAGCCCCCAAGAGGTGGAACAGTATGTCACCGATCCCATCGAGGACGAAGTCGGACGCGTGGACGGCATCGAAGAACTCAACAGCTTCAGCGTCGAAGCGTTCAGCCTCATCTTCGTCCGCCTCGATCCCGATCTGAGCGAATCCGACAAGGACAAGGCCGTGACGGAAATCCAGCGGGCGGTGGACCGAGTGCGCGATCTCCCCCGGGATCTGCCCGAGCAGCCCCTCGTGAAAGAGATGAAGAGCGGCGACCAACCGATCATCGAAGTCGCCCTCTCGGGTGAGGTGCCCTACGCGCGACTTCACGAACTCTCGGACCGGTTGGCCGACCGAATCGAGGAACTTGAAGACGTGCAGGAAGTCCAGAAGCTCGGCTACCGGGAGAAGGAATTCTGGCTCGAGGTGGATCCAAAGAAGTTGGAGCACTACAACATCAGCCTCGGTTTCATTATCGGCACACTGGCGACGAGAAACGTGAGCCTCCCCGGCGGAGCGCTGAAATCCCCCGAAGGCGAATGGCTCGTCCGCACCCTGGGCGAAGTTCACCGGGCGGCCGAGATTGAGAACATCCTCCTCCGGGTGAACGACGCCGGAATCGGGATCCGGGTGAAGGACGTCGCCCGCGTCCGCGACACCTTCGAAGAAATCACCCGGGCCAACCGGACGAACGGGCACGAGTCCATCAACCTCTGGGTCCTGAAGGCCAAGGACGGGGACATCATCCGCATGGTGGACCAGGTGAAAGAGGTGGCCGACGATTTCGCGAAGACCGCCGGCGAGCCGAAACTCAAGATCGACTACATCAACGACATCAGCATCTTCGTTCGCAACCGGCTCCAGGTGCTCATCAGCAATGCTCTTTTCGGTTTGGTTCTCGTTCTGATCTGCCTTCTGATTTCCATGTCGAAGAGCATCGCCCTTGTCACCGCCTGGGGCATCCCCGTGGCCGTCCTGGGCACGATGATGATCATGGGATATACAGGACTCACGGTCAACCTCATCACCATGGTCGGCCTTGTCATCGTCGTCGGCATGCTCGTGGACGACGGCATCATCGTCGCCGAGAACATCTGGACCCACTATGAGCGGGGGGAGTCCGCCCGGGACGCGGTGGTGAACGGGACCAGCGAAGTGATCTGGCCGGTTACGTCCACGGTGCTGACCACGATCGCGGCGTTCCTGCCCCTCATGATGGTCTCAGGGATTTTCGGCAAGTTTCTCTCGAGCATGCCGAAGGTGGTCATGATCACCCTCTGCGTCAGCATGATCGAGGCCTTCGTTGCCCTGCCCTCCCACAGTTACAACATTCTGAGAGTGCGCGATTGGTGGTATCGGCGAAAGAACGCTTCTCCGGCCCTAGGCCCCGCCCCTGTAAAGCATTCGCGTGTGTTCGATACCCTCACCGAAGCCTACGGGAGCGTGCTCGCCGCATGCTTGAGGCTCCGCTACCTCCTCGTTTCCGCTCTCGTCGTTCTCCTGCTGTTCAGCCTCTGGTTCGCCCGGGAGAAGATGAAATTCATCCTGTTCCCGGCGGAGGGCATTGAGATCTTCTTCGTAAGAGCCGACTTGCCGTTGGGAACTTCACTCGAAGAAACTTCGGAAAAGTTCCGGACGCTTGAGGCCGTCGTCCAATCCCTGCCCCCCGAGGAACTGAGCAGTTTCGTGACGCACATCGGCATCCAGCAGAACGACCCGAATGATCCCTTTACGCATCGAGGGAGCTACCTCGGGCAGATGGTGGCCTTCCTCACGCCGGAAAAGGACCGGACGCGGACGGCGGATGAAATTGTGGAAGCCCTTCGGCCGAGTGCCGAGGCCACCGCAAAGCAGGAAGGATTCACCCGGCTGGTCTTCGAGCGGGCGCACACCGGCCCACCGGTCGGCAAACCCGTCGCCGTGCGCCTCAAGGGCGACGATCTGGGGATGCTCGATCGCGTCGCCGATGACGTCATGGTCCTTCTCGCGAAGACGCCCGGAGTGAGGGACGCGGACAAGAGTTACAAGCCGGGCAAGAAGGAGCTTCAGGTTATCGTCGACGAGGAGGCCGCCGCCCGTTCACTCCTCACCGTCCAGCAGATCGCGCTGCACGTGCAGGCGGCCCTCGGTGGGGCGGTCGCCACGACGATCCGGGAAGGCGGGGATCGAATCGACCTCCGCGTTCGTTACAAGGAGGAGGAGCGGAAACGGATCGCGAGCCTCTCCAAACTGTCCATTCCCAACGCCATGGGCCAATTGGTTCCGCTGGCAACCGTGGCGCGCCTCCAGCGAACCACCGGCATCAACTCCATCAGCCACCGCGACGAGAAGCGAACCATAACGGTTTCCGCCGGGATCGACGAAAAGGCCACCACCAGCGAACTCGTCAACAAGCAGATCGCGCCACTCTTGAAGGAGATGGAAGTTCGGAATCCCGGACTGATCGTGGAGGCCGGGGGCGAGTGGGAGGACACAGCGAAAAGCCTGGAGAGTCTCCGGGAAGCTTTTCTCGTCGCACTGGCGCTGATTTTCATCATCCTTGCCACTCAGTTCAAGAGCCTCACCCAGCCGTTCGTCGTGATGTCGACCATCCCTTTCGGGGTCATCGGCGTCATCTGGGCGTTTTACGCACACGACCTGCCGTTGAGCTTCATGGGTTTGATTGGAACGATTGGCCTTGCGGGGGTGGTGGTGAATGACGCCATCGTGCTCGTGAGTTTCCTCAACGACCTACGCGCGGAAGGCATGAACCCATTTGATGCCGCGGTGGCCGCGGGCAAGCGGCGCTGG